The stretch of DNA CTGATCTCCGGTACGGTGCACCGCTCTTTTTCCCATCTCACGTGACCTCCGGCGTCATCATAATCCACAATCTTCTATACATTAATATcattgttttaaatattttaaatttttacataaaggaggaaaagaaaagaaaaaacacacaTATTTTACCAATTTTAGTGTTCAATGTATCATGTCTGACCTGTGTAGTTCAATCAATCGACCTCTTTTATCTCGGGCTCTCCAGCCCACTGCTTTATCCTGTCTGCTGCAATGGAAGCCTGCAATTTacagattaattaatttaatttaattgtaattattaagtTAGGCTTGAACACGATTCTGGTTCGAAATTGGGGGTTCTAATTCTGTAAATGGCCAAATCAGAACCAAAACTTTATATAAAGATTCTTGTTCCGATTTGAACTGTCGGTTCtaactagattttttttttaatgttctatTTTAAAGTGGTCCAAATTTAACAATTACCTCTTTATTCCAGTTGGTTTTGTAGACTATCCAGAAGAGGACTAATGTTTGTACCACAGTTCCCCCAAGCATTCCATACCATATACCCTGTTGACATCACCAAATATGAAACAAAATATAGTCTTTTTGTACCAAGTACAACCAGTAAACTTTAGTAagatgttataacttataaaacATTCTAAATATTGTTGAAGTAGATGCACTTACTTCAAGACCCATGTTGAGAACGTAGCCCATTATTAAACCTGCCGGAATTCCTAACAAATAGTAGCATGCAATATTGACGTAGGCAACTAAAGCTTGCCATCCTCCTCCAATGGCGACCCCTATACACACACAATACAATACAGTGAGATTGAAAGGACAAAATCTGCAGCGGCGGTTAAAAACGGTTGCGTTATTGAATTGGTTACCGGAGAGAGTCGGCTGGATGTTGCTAACGACGATGCAGGTGGCGAGCAACGGCGTTAGGTTGTAGACGAGAGCCTTGACGACCTCATCGTCGGCGAACAGCGCCGGGTACTGCCGCCGGAAGATTAACAGGACGGCGGAGATGAGGACGCCGAGCACGAACGACGACATTACAACCACCACCACCGAGAATTTCGCCGTTCTTGGATGGCCCGCGCCTAGTTCGTTTGACACTCTAACACTGCACGCAAATTAACTTAAGTTGTCTATAGTTGATCGGTTCAAACCAATAAACTTAACAGTCCGCTTACCTTAGGAgctgaacttgtaaccttgtaattatcaagttaacaATCTGATTAACTTGACTGAATCACTTTGATTTATGGAAAAACTAACAATAGCTATTTATTAAATTAGCAAGCAAAGAAATATAATGAGATAAACTAATTTAGGTGACTTATAACTAACTGATTTAAACTAAAAAGGTCAATTAAGCTGTCACAACTATCTGTCCCATTGGCTAAAGTTACCCCTAAATGACTATGACTTAATTATGCTGAATTGATGGAAGTGGTGATTTTGGAGGACGAACCTTATCGCTGCATTCAATCCAATGGCTACCATGACTGCCCAACCAAGTATATTTGTGCTGCGTATATATTCATGTCAAAAGAAGAGGAATCATTTCTCTAGGTGATAAAAGGACAAATAGGGGACAATAGTGACAGTCAAATCAAATGTTGATTAGCCAAGTCATCTTACTTTTACATGCATTATTGAATTCCTAATCAATtaacaacaataaaaaatagTGCAATAACGACAATCAAACGTTGTTTAGCCAATCTAAGCAAACATGTTATTGTCAgtcaataaaacaaaaacaatggcAGTATTCATTAAAAGTTTCAAGCAATCTTTTGCTGGCCTGCACTATAGTCTACATGCATACGCCGCCTACAAACCCTACCAATAgcgtttaaaataataaatattttgatataatagtcgttaattaaatcaaatatattttataaagatGAAATcagatattaaaattaattaatcgtACTATATTATATAGCCATTGTATtattgagagaaaaaaaaaagtgcacgTACCAAATGGACAAGGCATCCACCGCAACCTCAGCATTCTTCAGATAGCCAGCAAAGAGGACTAATGCCATAAAATACCACGTCTCTAAGctgccaaaaaaaaattcttgattaattaaaattattttttttaaaaaaaatattcaatttacaaATACTTAAATAAAATGAAGATAAAGATGAATCCATTGTTTTATATGCACAGACACACAGTAACTAATTTCCGATATATGAACTCagatttttgtttctttatcgACATTGAATTCCATGGACTAACATCATACAACATGTGATGTTCGGTCACCCAGTGCGTCaaatgattgaaaaaaaatgttttctgttgggtataaaaaaatgtgacaaTGAATTTTAAATGACGCATTTGGTACAATCCTGAATTATATAAATCTGACAGACCCATATAATTCAGTTAAGTTGGTCGAACTATTAATTTAGTATTCATAAGTTTATGCTGGACCAGAACCAGAACAGCTTAATGATCGGACAGTTATAGACAACTTAAGCTGATTTATAGGATATGAATAGATtcttaaaaaatctaatatccaaagctggaaaatgacttaccaAAGCATGACTGCGGAGGCAAGTGACAATCTGACAAAGCTCCAAAGATTCTGAAAGGCTTTGGGGGAGAAGCCGGACCAGGCGCGGCCACATGCGCCGCTGAAAATGTAGACGAGCTGAGCCACGACGATGAACCACCAGGAGAAATTGAGGacggcggcggcgccggcgaGGCCCCAGCGGAGGCGCAGCATGAGGAGCCAGCTGAGGAGCGTGTGCATCGCGATGGCGGCGCCGGAGACCCACGCCATCACCATCATCTTGCTCTGCGCCTGCAGGAATTTGGCGATGGGGAAATTCATGGCGTACGCGTACAGCTGCGGGATCATGTACAGCGCCATCCTCCCCGCCGCCGCCGATATCTCCTCCGTCTGTCCGATCAGCCGCAGAAACGGCGCCGCCGCCACGTACAGCGCCGTCAATATCACCGCCGTGGCGTTCAGGATCACCCACGACCGCTGCATATACACTCCTAGCATGTCTATTTGCCCCGCCCCAAACGCCTGCCCGCATAGCGTCTCTAACGCACTCCCCATTCCCAACTATTCAACATTGGAATTGGAATCATTAATATTCACAAAATTTCAATCAGCAGAATAAATCACGTCTTGTGATCCTAAACAATAAAAGTTCAATTCACAACCAATCTAGGTTGTTTATAGCTAGTCAGACAGCAAAAATAAATTCTGCATTGTGACTTTAGCTGATAAAAGACCAATAAATCAATCTAGATTCATATAACTGATTTGCTCAAATAACCCTAATCAATAAAGAACTATAAGAAAGTAAATCAGCTTAGGTTACTGAGTTCTGAcatttttgataattaatttgtGTTGATTATCAATCCCTACAATTTTATTGCATAGAATGAAAAGGTTTTGGTGTGGGTACCATGACGCCGAATGAGAAGCCGGCGATGACGGAGTTCTCGACGGTGACGGCGGCGAGGTCAATAGTGGAGAGATGGCCGGCGAAGGTCTGGGTGATGGCGCCTAGGGAGTACTGGCAAAGAGAAGTGAAGACGGCGGGGCCGGCGAGGTACCATAGCTTTCTCGACTCCACCTTGAACTCCCGGAAGAAATCGCGGGCTCCGGTGATCGGAGCGATGTCATCGGGGTCGGGGACGAACGAGGACCTGAAGGAGGCGAGTGATGGCCGGAGAAGAAACTCGTCGTCGGCGAGACCGACGACGTGGTCGTCTCCGGCGGGGGAAAGCAAAGGCTGCTTTGTGTTATCATCCGCCATGGAAAGCTGATTTCTtggcttttaatttttaatgtttgggTGATGGATGATACGGGCCAGCTTATATGGATACAATTATTGGAATGcatacatttaatttatatactatttatgaatatgaatataatacTTATTCCTAAATAAGAACAATATATTCTAGAAGAAAATGATATTATGTACGTATTGAgttgttaaaaagaaataattaatcaatACTATTGGTATTAATTTGGATAAAATGATATTACATTATTGTAAcggatactatattgtaacggAGTCAAAGTGCTCAAAAATTTTTAGATAAACAAATACAACTTTAAAGTCAAactcaaaatattattatttatattttaaagctAGCATTTGATTAtgggagattaaaaaaaaaaaaaaaactggaaaaagaaaaaggaaatatatgtttatttttatagtttgaaaaataaaaaattgaagaaaagaaaaattaaattttaaaaataaaaaattgaagctGGGTCATTTGAGTGTTGAATTTGAACAGATAGGAGACATAGGCTTCGTCTAATTTTGACCAATTGACCCATCACATCTCAAATTTGCTTTCGCTGCTATTAGTTAATGAACATTTCATATAGGGgaatgatttaattaattctaactcatttttaaattaattataatgtgatttaattaattctaactcatttttaaattaattataatgtttaactgcatatttttttaattaaaatctctaaacttgaaaaaaaaaaaaaaaaagcaacaaaaaatttcaaaagattcacaaaaaaaaaaaaaaaagcaacaaaaaatttcaaaagatTCACACATACAACATTATATTACTGTTTGCATTTTCATGTTCCCAGACCATCCCAATTATATTCCCAAAGTGATCGGAAAGTGTATTTTTCTAAATGGTAATGAACCtattgattaattttaaaatgatttttgatcAACCCATCAATATTGTTATGTTAGTGAGAAACACTAATCTCCATCAAAAGTGATTAAAAATTCTATTTGAGCTAACCAGCTTAATTGGCGTGAATTGCCGTGCACTTTCATCGCTTAAGAAATGTCAAGAGTTTGAATCTCATTTCATATGGCTCGACCCGGTGCGAACTGAAATTAATCTAAGTATGATATGAGTTTAAATATGCCTCATACAATTAGGGTCTACTTAGGACTGGTCTAACCAACAaacaaggcaaattataccatgcaccacggtgcacatagcaatgtgcaccacgtacctaaacgacgtcgttttgagcattgtaaactgaTCGTCCgctttttggaaatcacgtttcccgttccgcccggtctctgtatttatgttaatattctatgtattccaggcaatcattatgtgtattctaggcaaccgttctgtgtattctaggcaaccgttatgtgtattcatgttagtaacacatgttgtgatgtgtttgtgcattcgaatgtttaggaggatgagttctgtgtattttgtgtcaatattctgtgtattcatgttattaacacaggttgtgatgtgtttgtgcattcgaatgttaggatgatgagttctgtgtattttgtgtcaatattctgtgtattctgggcaaacattctgtgtattctaggcaaacgttctgtgtattctatataatgattatgtgtattatagataatgaatttcctggagtcattcgcgtccactaacatctgtgtattttgtgtcaatattctgtgtattctgggcaaacattctgtgtattctaggcaaactttctgtgtattatagataatgattatgtgtattatagatagtgaattctctggagtcattcgcgtccgcgtccactaacaccaaaacgacgtcgttttacgtacgtggtgcacattgctatgtgcaccgtggtgcagggtataacgattgaacaaacaaacaaaaattggtTGAGGTAATCGTACAAGTAACcttcccattattattattattattattattattattatacattgcATGTATATGTAACGAAGATTGTGGCCTGGTATGATTTGGCAAAATGGACACTTTAACTGCTTCCTTTttctcccctttttttttttggtgatctTTGTTCATACACCACTGCTTTTATGTTGATTgcacttttctttctttcccttTTCCGGTTCTTTTCCCTAACTTTTAGTTCTGGTCGATATTATGGATTATAAAGCAATTAATCAAGAATAAGTGAAAAACAACTGTGTATTATTGTCTTCAAGTCAACAAACGGATTAGAATGTAATTAAAACTAACAAACAAACATGAAACATACAAGTTATGGAGATAAGACTTCTATTTATAAacttatgttatatatatatattttttaattctaatttatttatgGTCAACTAATTAAAACGTTCTCAAGTTAGATTACAAGCCCTTGGGCTAGGCTAAAGGCCTACTCCAACCATGTCACTACACCTTCTTAATCCATCATGGCCTTAGCATTTAGAATGAAAACAGATCCGTCATCATACTACATAGTAGTTGTCAACGAAGAATTAATTTAGGCGAAAatatatttcacttttaatctgCATAGACCATAGTTTCCCTATTAGGccacttataagttataactatatgatgtatatatcCATGGCTGCTAGCTTGCCAAAAACTTTTAAGTGAAATTGACTTAAATATATACTCTCAACTTTGCAAATAACTATTCATGTTTAACTTGgggtaacattttttttttttaatacataagTCCCAATTTACGCCAGACTAATCTTAACTTCTAGTTTCTCGCTCCAAAATTCACTAGAAGATGTAAATCCGACTCACATGAATAGCTCTTGAATAAGACATTCAGTTCTCTACTTTATTGCGCGTACAATGAGACCTACTCACACCTTACTTCGTTATTGGGAGCCTAACTCCAGTAATGTTTGATATGGGGATGGGGTTTCTACCGTTTTTAATCATGATTTGAGGTCAGGTAATCAAACACTGTGATAGCTCAGGTGCAGATGTGCAATTGGGGCAATTTGTGCGTTTGGATCTTTCTGTTTGTTATGTTGTTCTTACTCGGATTGTATGGTAAGCCTAGTCAATGACGTGTACAGGTGCATGCCGTCTTTCTCGGCAAATTAAATCTAGGGAAGCAGCCATGCATGCATACTGGCTTGCCCGTGAATCACATTGCTATATTGTATGGTCATTTCACTGTTGCATTGGCATCGAGACGGGTTTAGCCCATTAATTCAGTAGATAATATTTGAGGGAAGAGATTAATGTTCAAAACTCAACACTATTTGGTGAGACTCGAATCCACTCCTCTCATGTTAAGGGTGCAACCGGacgccactagatcacaaggtctttggctactCACTAGTATCTAATTCAATTAgatataaaacatataattgTACTTAATATTAGGGCACTATAGACAAATtctacggagtaatatttaccaaaattttttttaattgaagtcTTAAAACTCtagatttatttataaaaaaaaaaaaaatgcggcCTCAACTGGACTTGACAAAAGCCTTCTGTCAGAAAGCCCAAACCATCCCTGTACTATTCAGCCCATTAGACTAACAACATTCCTATTTCATAGCCATGCTTTTGGATATGCATTCCACAATAAAAATGCAATTACACAAATCCACGTTGAGATTACATATCAACATGTGCATAATCTTGCAAGACTAAACGTTAAATAAccttaaattttagcatttctAAACTcttctaaataaattttggaTCGTACGATTTTATGGATATGATTTATTTTTACTacataggctatgtttggcaaacctagctgaaagctgaaaagctataagcttgaAACTGAAAACTGAAGAGCTATTAAGCTAGTTGATTATgaagtgtttagtaaaattagttttttgataagtaaataaatttaaaaagactaaacatgacatcttcataaaatttaaatagatttaattgaaacatgtgctccatctcaaaaaaaaaaagtctaagctgataaattatattgcacatttatgttcgTCTCCTCACACGTGCGAGCTGATTACTTAGGGCTCCAAACAACACGTGGtggagattcgaacccatgacgGTTGGCATGGGGTTGactttgatatcaaattgaaacatgtgtcCCGTCTCAActaaagcctaagctgatataTAGTTTTCACATTTAGTTTTATATCTAAATAGGTTAATTTCTGTGTATATTCCAAAAGCATTTGATTTACGAAACTATGACTTAgagtagcatttcaaaataatctattattttaagcaattagcttattagtagtttaaaataaattatactcttaAATAAGCTATGTCAAACAAAGCTTACAATTGAAAACTTAACTGCACGAGAAGTTAACATGGGCACCGAAAGTTTGGTGGATGGGTTTggattatactttttttttttctttttggaatattttataattagcagaatttttaaataaatcttatatcttttaatttttatttacaattatattttttaaggtgtacaattatttaaaatatgagtcaaattaaattattgcataaaatccCTACTTCTTTGGGATGGGCCAATGTAATGATGTATAGATTATGGAGAGACAGTTTGTCCATtaaaaaatccaaaattaacaattttttaatgtaatatatatacgaAATTTTGTAGAATGtactaacaattaattaaatgaaagagaaaattgtacttttgtccctaagttatacggtaattgtagaattcgttgTTGAGTGTTGgtcatgtttattttttgttccTAAATTATCATTGATGTTATACTTTTCatcttttttctctttattaACGTCAATaataacttaaggacgaaaagtgagaaTGATCAACAGTTAAgaatgaattttataattactttataatttagggacaaaaagtataattttttctaaatgaaattatattgtgtTATTTAGTACTACATGTAATATAAATAGTGCTACCCCTATCCAATATGGATGGACGGTTTGTCTTGTTCGTGAACCAACTCAACTGCACGCTTCATGTTTGACCCATACATGCGTTAAAGTTAAGAATCACAAGCCCAGCTTACTattaaatgtaaattatatcgtgaatcttggttcaaaataatattattttatttaaattggtacAATTTTTTCTCGTTTCGTTTGATCAACATTATATTCATCTTTATAATATAATCGGTTAACTGTATGCATATAAACTTATAtttataagtacataatttgttaattttacatataatgTATCACGTCAAATAATTCTAACAATGTTCTAAGTTcgtaatatgttaattgtaggtaaataaatttaaaactacATGTTCATAAATTGAGTGTTTGACATGTAATTATGATTATGGTATAATTTTAAGAGatatttaattgaaaattatttttattataaaattaatgtattggTTTTATAAGTAtattgttaacatattatgtactacATCCAATGTTTGTTAATGCGAGTAACGACATCCACACAAAATCATCACGCCAAGACAATAGAAATAGGGATGATATGAATAtagttttgttatatttttttattagaaatttatttaattacacATTGTGCGTCGCCATGACTAATTTTTAATTGCATATGATCAATTCCTCTGGTAAGAAAGACAATTTAagtgatttatatttttaatccattcaaattatttattttgtatagcACATAGCACATTAGTGTGGGAGGCTTGAATTTTAATTCGAAAGTTAAAAACAGATCATACGtaaattaataatgaattacATATGAACTCAAAAATAGACGAGAAGtgataaaatataatgttgattagtatgacttttttttttttttttgggtggcgAGAGAAACCGTTGCAATTAATGGAGAAGGGAAATTAGTGATAAAATGTTTATTTGCATGAGAATcatttttgagtgacgagaaaAATCAGCAATTACTATTCAAGGGTTGATAAACTGCTCGTTCATATGTAATAGCTCATAAATCACGTAAGAGAGATAATAAATTACTAAGAAAACTTGTGCGATAGAATTGATCAAGAGGATGctaacaaaaatcaaactcgtaATGTAGCCTTCCGGTATGAAAATTATGTTCTATCTCATCGGTCATTTTTTAGGTGATTAGTATGATAATCTTTTGCACACAAATATGAGAATCTTGCTCAAGGCCATCTGCATGGACGTGGAGTGAATAatgaataattacaaatttagtgatatagtaatattttgaaaatgagaaAAGATTGTATGTACGAAGATAGCCTAACGCATGGTAGTTGAGATTTCCAATCGGACATCAATTCCATGTAAGGAGGAATCTTGCTAGCTA from Ipomoea triloba cultivar NCNSP0323 chromosome 7, ASM357664v1 encodes:
- the LOC116024528 gene encoding protein DETOXIFICATION 29-like → MADDNTKQPLLSPAGDDHVVGLADDEFLLRPSLASFRSSFVPDPDDIAPITGARDFFREFKVESRKLWYLAGPAVFTSLCQYSLGAITQTFAGHLSTIDLAAVTVENSVIAGFSFGVMLGMGSALETLCGQAFGAGQIDMLGVYMQRSWVILNATAVILTALYVAAAPFLRLIGQTEEISAAAGRMALYMIPQLYAYAMNFPIAKFLQAQSKMMVMAWVSGAAIAMHTLLSWLLMLRLRWGLAGAAAVLNFSWWFIVVAQLVYIFSGACGRAWSGFSPKAFQNLWSFVRLSLASAVMLCLETWYFMALVLFAGYLKNAEVAVDALSICTNILGWAVMVAIGLNAAISVRVSNELGAGHPRTAKFSVVVVVMSSFVLGVLISAVLLIFRRQYPALFADDEVVKALVYNLTPLLATCIVVSNIQPTLSGVAIGGGWQALVAYVNIACYYLLGIPAGLIMGYVLNMGLEGIWYGMLGGTVVQTLVLFWIVYKTNWNKEASIAADRIKQWAGEPEIKEVD